A region from the uncultured Macellibacteroides sp. genome encodes:
- a CDS encoding S41 family peptidase yields the protein MNKLFSSNKVLSGLFLLLLLLAPQTGSAQKDSTKTDNRFELSKNLDVFNALVKEVEMFYVDTVDVEKTVRRGIDVMLSGLDPYTEYIPEQEMGDLKFITTGEYGGIGSFIREREDGGVYIIEPFEGMPAALAGLKAGDKLLEIDGIDVSKMTSDKVSELLKGKPNTKMSLKIQRPNEKKPRALELIRKQVLVDQVTYYGVRNDSIGYIYLKGFTDKSAQEVKAAFEDLKKNKKIKSLVLDLRNNGGGLLDDAVQIVGMFVPKGEVVLSTKGKIKQWDRTYRTTIEPIDTVMPIAVLINGGSASAAEIVSGALQDLDRAILVGQRSFGKGLVQSTRELPYNGNLKVTIAKYYIPSGRCIQAIDYTHKNADGSAARIPDSLTTVFNTSKGRLVRDGGGVRPDFEVEDTKVPTIMFYLVSDLVAFDFATEWAQRHPSIGPIESFELSDADYEEFKKFAKEKNFTYDRQSEKVLKNLKEVAGFEGYMDESSEEFKALEAKLTPNLDRDLDRFKGQISELLASEIVKRYYYQKGELIQSLKKDKVLDKALEVLGNTSLYQSTLSVPTAALSTFEK from the coding sequence ATGAATAAGTTGTTTTCGAGTAATAAAGTTCTCTCTGGTTTGTTCCTTCTTTTATTGCTCCTGGCCCCTCAGACTGGAAGCGCACAAAAAGATAGCACAAAAACGGACAATCGGTTCGAATTAAGTAAGAACCTGGATGTATTCAATGCATTGGTTAAAGAAGTTGAGATGTTCTATGTCGATACTGTAGATGTGGAGAAAACGGTTCGTCGTGGAATTGATGTCATGCTTTCGGGTTTGGACCCTTATACGGAGTATATTCCGGAACAGGAGATGGGCGACTTGAAATTTATCACAACGGGCGAGTATGGCGGTATAGGTTCATTTATCCGCGAACGTGAAGATGGTGGTGTTTACATCATCGAACCTTTCGAAGGTATGCCTGCTGCGCTTGCCGGATTAAAGGCGGGCGACAAGTTGCTGGAGATCGATGGTATTGATGTATCCAAAATGACTTCCGATAAAGTGAGTGAATTACTGAAAGGTAAACCAAACACCAAAATGTCACTAAAGATTCAGCGCCCCAACGAAAAGAAGCCTCGTGCGCTGGAGTTAATCCGCAAACAGGTTTTAGTAGATCAGGTTACTTATTATGGTGTGCGTAATGATAGTATTGGCTATATTTATTTGAAAGGGTTTACGGATAAAAGCGCACAAGAAGTAAAAGCGGCTTTTGAGGATTTGAAGAAGAATAAAAAAATAAAGTCGCTCGTTTTAGATTTACGGAACAACGGCGGAGGTTTGCTCGACGATGCTGTACAAATTGTTGGTATGTTTGTTCCCAAGGGAGAAGTCGTATTGTCTACAAAAGGTAAAATTAAGCAATGGGATCGTACATACCGTACGACCATTGAACCTATAGATACCGTAATGCCTATTGCGGTGCTTATTAACGGAGGTTCTGCCTCGGCTGCCGAGATTGTATCCGGAGCATTGCAAGACCTCGATCGTGCCATCCTTGTGGGTCAGCGCAGCTTCGGTAAAGGGTTAGTTCAGTCTACCCGAGAATTACCTTATAACGGGAACCTGAAAGTAACCATAGCTAAGTATTATATTCCCAGTGGCCGTTGCATTCAGGCAATCGATTATACGCATAAAAATGCAGACGGAAGTGCTGCCCGTATTCCTGATAGTCTTACAACGGTATTTAATACATCGAAAGGTCGCCTTGTACGCGACGGTGGAGGTGTTCGTCCTGATTTCGAAGTAGAAGACACGAAAGTTCCTACTATCATGTTTTATCTGGTTTCGGATCTGGTTGCGTTTGACTTTGCCACCGAATGGGCGCAACGTCATCCTTCGATCGGACCAATTGAATCGTTTGAGCTAAGCGATGCCGATTACGAAGAATTCAAGAAGTTTGCCAAGGAGAAAAATTTTACTTACGACCGCCAGAGTGAGAAGGTGCTTAAGAACCTGAAAGAGGTTGCCGGATTCGAAGGGTATATGGATGAATCTTCGGAAGAATTCAAAGCCCTTGAAGCAAAACTTACTCCGAATCTGGACAGAGACCTGGATCGTTTTAAGGGTCAGATCTCAGAGCTTTTGGCATCGGAGATTGTAAAACGCTACTATTATCAGAAAGGCGAATTGATTCAGAGTCTTAAAAAGGACAAGGTGCTCGATAAAGCGCTCGAAGTATTGGGAAATACATCCCTTTATCAGTCCACGCTTTCTGTTCCTACAGCAGCGCTTTCTACTTTTGAAAAGTAA
- a CDS encoding sulfide/dihydroorotate dehydrogenase-like FAD/NAD-binding protein, producing the protein MNKIVSKEHFSANVVKLEVEAPLIARSRKAGHFVIVKVGKTGERIPLTIAAADTVKGTITLVIQTVGESSRKLCDLNEGDYITDLVGPLGQATHIEKVGTVVCAGGGVGCAPLLPIVEAMHKAGNRVIVVLAARTKDLVILEEQMRANSDEVIVMTDDGTSGKKGLVTNGIEEVINREKVDFCVTIGPAIMMKFVSLLTKKYNIPTVASLNTIMVDGTGMCGACRVTVGGKTKFVCVDGPEFDAHQVDFDEMIMRLGAYNGLNKK; encoded by the coding sequence ATGAACAAAATTGTAAGTAAAGAACATTTTTCTGCAAACGTAGTTAAGCTGGAAGTTGAGGCTCCGCTTATCGCACGCTCACGTAAGGCAGGTCACTTTGTGATTGTCAAAGTGGGAAAAACGGGAGAACGTATTCCTCTTACCATCGCTGCAGCAGACACCGTAAAGGGTACAATCACTCTGGTAATTCAAACGGTAGGTGAATCTTCACGCAAACTATGCGACTTGAACGAAGGGGATTACATAACCGATTTGGTTGGACCTCTGGGACAAGCTACACACATCGAAAAAGTAGGTACTGTTGTTTGCGCAGGTGGTGGCGTAGGTTGTGCACCGCTTCTGCCTATTGTAGAAGCAATGCATAAAGCAGGCAACCGAGTTATCGTGGTTTTAGCAGCCAGGACGAAAGATTTGGTTATTCTGGAAGAGCAGATGAGGGCGAATTCGGACGAAGTAATTGTAATGACCGATGATGGTACTTCCGGAAAAAAAGGATTAGTAACCAACGGAATCGAAGAAGTTATCAACCGCGAAAAGGTTGATTTTTGCGTAACGATTGGTCCGGCCATTATGATGAAGTTTGTTTCCTTGCTCACTAAAAAATATAATATTCCGACCGTTGCGTCTCTAAATACAATTATGGTAGACGGAACCGGTATGTGCGGTGCTTGTCGTGTTACTGTAGGCGGTAAAACTAAATTTGTATGTGTAGACGGACCCGAGTTCGATGCTCATCAAGTTGATTTCGATGAAATGATAATGCGCCTCGGCGCTTATAATGGTCTGAATAAGAAATAA
- the gltA gene encoding NADPH-dependent glutamate synthase, producing the protein MTTEELIAARRAEQWREELRKNKKNKERTDIPRVHMNELDAEYRSHNKEEVNLGLTAEQAMQEAQRCLDCPNPTCMNGCPVSINIPTFVKQIEKGDFLEAAKTLKETSALPAVCGRVCPQEKQCESQCIYTQKLKKEAVAIGYLERFAADYERESGQVSVPSIPEKNGIKVAVIGSGPAGLSFAGDMAQRGYDVTVFEALHEIGGVLKYGIPEFRLPNKIVDVEIDVLSKMGVKFITNCIIGKTISQEQLQEDGFKGIFIASGAGLPNFMNIPGENLIGVMSSNEYLTRVNLMDAANPESDTPVLMGKRVAVIGGGNTAMDSVRTARRLGADRAIIVYRRSEEEMPARIEEVKHAKEEGIEFLTLHNPLEYKGNEKGCVTHMVLQKMELGEADASGRRRPVPIEGAIETIEVDEVIVSIGVSPNPLIPQSFKGLEVTKWGTIVVNQESMESAVNHIYAGGDIVRGGATVILAMGDGRKAAAAMDADLKK; encoded by the coding sequence ATGACTACCGAAGAATTAATTGCTGCCCGCCGTGCCGAGCAATGGAGAGAAGAGCTAAGAAAAAACAAAAAGAATAAAGAAAGAACAGATATTCCAAGGGTTCACATGAATGAACTTGATGCAGAATATCGCAGCCATAATAAAGAGGAAGTAAATCTGGGTTTAACTGCCGAGCAGGCTATGCAGGAAGCACAGCGTTGTTTGGATTGCCCGAATCCTACTTGTATGAACGGCTGTCCGGTTAGTATCAATATTCCAACGTTTGTAAAGCAAATAGAAAAAGGTGATTTCCTTGAAGCGGCCAAGACTCTTAAGGAAACCAGTGCACTGCCTGCAGTATGCGGCCGTGTTTGCCCTCAGGAAAAGCAATGCGAAAGCCAATGCATTTATACCCAGAAATTAAAGAAAGAGGCCGTTGCCATTGGTTACCTGGAACGTTTTGCAGCCGATTATGAACGCGAAAGCGGTCAGGTTTCCGTCCCCTCTATACCTGAAAAGAACGGAATCAAGGTGGCTGTTATCGGTTCGGGACCTGCAGGTCTTTCTTTTGCCGGTGATATGGCGCAAAGAGGTTACGATGTTACTGTATTTGAGGCCCTTCATGAAATTGGAGGCGTACTAAAGTATGGTATTCCCGAATTCCGTCTTCCAAACAAAATTGTGGACGTCGAAATTGACGTATTAAGCAAAATGGGAGTAAAATTCATTACGAACTGCATTATTGGTAAAACGATTAGTCAGGAACAGCTTCAGGAAGATGGCTTTAAAGGCATCTTTATTGCCAGTGGAGCCGGCTTACCTAATTTTATGAATATACCAGGCGAAAACCTGATTGGTGTAATGTCGTCCAACGAATACCTTACCCGCGTTAATTTAATGGATGCGGCCAATCCCGAATCGGATACGCCCGTACTTATGGGAAAACGGGTTGCTGTGATTGGCGGAGGTAATACGGCGATGGACTCTGTGCGTACTGCTCGTCGTTTGGGTGCCGACCGTGCCATTATTGTGTACCGTCGCAGCGAAGAAGAGATGCCTGCGCGAATTGAGGAAGTTAAACACGCCAAAGAAGAGGGTATTGAATTCCTCACACTGCATAATCCGCTCGAATACAAAGGAAACGAAAAGGGATGTGTAACCCATATGGTTCTTCAGAAAATGGAATTGGGAGAGGCAGACGCATCAGGCAGACGCCGTCCGGTTCCCATCGAAGGAGCTATAGAGACAATCGAAGTGGACGAGGTAATCGTTAGCATCGGTGTTTCTCCTAATCCGCTTATTCCGCAATCCTTCAAAGGACTCGAAGTTACCAAATGGGGTACTATTGTGGTAAACCAGGAAAGTATGGAATCTGCCGTTAACCATATCTATGCCGGAGGCGATATTGTTCGTGGTGGTGCTACAGTTATACTTGCGATGGGAGATGGTCGTAAAGCGGCTGCAGCTATGGATGCCGATTTAAAGAAATAA
- a CDS encoding adenosine kinase, with the protein MRTIGLGNALVDVVLRVKDDIVLSEIGIAKGAMELIDKDQMIRLRSASHDFSRTVSPGGSVCNTIRAMANLGASVGYIGKIGSDDLANDYELALNQAGVDPNFVKVDGISGSCTVFVTPDGERTMATFLGPAATLCPEELNPEVIRNYDCIYIEGYLIVNEPLFRGVLLLAKEAGLKIALDLSSFNVVEANLELLKEVIPVYVDILFCNEQEAASFTGLTASEAVAELSQMVDIAVVTLGKQGALVGHNSEVVSVSAETVDAIDTTGAGDHFAAGFLYGISRSASLGLSAKIGTLLAARVVEVSGACIPEDQWEQIKLKVAGILE; encoded by the coding sequence ATGAGAACTATAGGTTTGGGAAATGCATTGGTTGATGTGGTTTTAAGAGTAAAGGACGACATTGTGCTATCGGAAATTGGCATTGCTAAAGGTGCTATGGAGCTGATAGACAAAGATCAAATGATTCGTTTGCGCTCGGCCAGCCATGACTTTTCACGGACTGTTTCTCCTGGTGGTTCTGTATGCAATACGATACGGGCAATGGCAAATCTGGGTGCTTCGGTTGGGTATATTGGCAAAATTGGCTCGGACGACCTGGCAAACGACTACGAGTTAGCCCTTAATCAGGCAGGAGTTGATCCCAATTTTGTGAAAGTAGATGGAATCTCCGGAAGTTGTACCGTTTTTGTAACACCCGACGGCGAACGCACGATGGCTACATTTTTGGGACCAGCCGCAACCTTGTGTCCGGAAGAGTTAAATCCGGAAGTAATCCGCAACTACGACTGCATCTATATTGAAGGCTATCTTATTGTGAACGAACCTTTGTTTAGGGGCGTTTTACTGCTTGCCAAAGAAGCCGGACTTAAAATCGCATTGGATTTATCAAGCTTTAATGTGGTGGAGGCAAATCTTGAATTATTAAAAGAGGTGATACCCGTCTATGTTGATATTCTTTTCTGCAATGAACAGGAAGCCGCCTCATTTACAGGGCTCACAGCTTCGGAAGCGGTAGCCGAGCTATCCCAAATGGTAGATATTGCTGTGGTTACACTTGGTAAGCAAGGAGCTTTGGTCGGACATAATAGCGAAGTAGTCTCCGTTTCTGCCGAAACTGTTGATGCAATCGATACTACGGGCGCCGGAGATCATTTTGCCGCCGGATTCTTGTACGGGATAAGCCGTTCTGCTTCACTTGGATTATCTGCCAAAATTGGAACTTTGCTGGCTGCACGCGTGGTTGAAGTATCCGGAGCATGTATCCCTGAAGATCAATGGGAACAAATAAAGTTAAAAGTAGCTGGCATTTTAGAATAA
- a CDS encoding MATE family efflux transporter, translating into MDHKITYQLANEKIPRLLLHYAIPAVVGTMVNALYSVVDRIYIGQGVGALALSGLALTFPILLFLQAFGMLVGAGTAARVSIHLGKKENDVAENVLGNALILTLILSAITITVSLVFMKELLIWFGGSEQTIPYAEEYLYITVPGNILAGLSFSYNAVMRASGYPRKAMITMLIGAFLNVILDPIFIFGLNMGIRGAAIATVISMAVSAAFVMHHFIQKDSIVRFHRKYFTLKPKIVIAIVSIGMSPFAMQLAGSMVNVMMINALKNYGGDYAVGANGIITSFAMLLVMFILGLSQGMQPIIGFNYGAGNIRRVMETLWLVIRIATVATGVGFICSWFFPNLVVRAFTNNPLMLSISANALRLSLMAFLVVGSQVVIGQFFQSIGIAWKSMVQSLSRQCLFLIPAILILPDYFGLDGVWLAAPLSDLLAAVTAWMFLWHQIKKFKKQALL; encoded by the coding sequence ATGGACCATAAAATAACATACCAGCTTGCTAACGAAAAGATTCCCCGCCTGCTGTTGCATTATGCAATACCGGCGGTAGTTGGTACAATGGTAAATGCGCTATACAGTGTTGTCGACAGAATCTATATCGGACAGGGTGTGGGTGCGCTGGCTCTTTCAGGATTAGCCCTCACCTTCCCCATTCTTCTTTTTTTGCAAGCATTCGGCATGTTGGTTGGAGCTGGTACTGCTGCACGGGTTTCTATCCACCTGGGGAAAAAAGAGAACGACGTAGCGGAGAATGTGCTGGGAAATGCCCTCATACTAACGCTCATTCTAAGTGCGATTACGATCACAGTTTCGCTTGTTTTCATGAAAGAACTCTTGATTTGGTTCGGAGGAAGCGAGCAGACAATCCCTTATGCCGAGGAGTATCTCTACATCACAGTACCCGGAAATATTCTGGCCGGACTGAGCTTTAGTTACAATGCCGTTATGAGAGCATCTGGATATCCTCGTAAAGCGATGATTACCATGCTTATCGGAGCATTTCTAAACGTAATTCTCGACCCTATATTTATATTTGGATTAAATATGGGTATCCGGGGTGCGGCAATCGCTACGGTTATTTCCATGGCTGTAAGCGCCGCATTCGTAATGCACCATTTTATTCAAAAGGATAGTATTGTACGATTTCACCGAAAGTATTTTACACTTAAACCTAAAATTGTTATTGCAATCGTTAGTATCGGAATGTCTCCTTTTGCCATGCAGCTTGCCGGAAGCATGGTTAATGTTATGATGATTAACGCGCTAAAAAACTATGGCGGAGACTATGCCGTTGGTGCCAACGGGATTATTACGAGCTTTGCCATGCTCCTTGTTATGTTCATTCTAGGGTTATCGCAAGGAATGCAACCTATTATAGGGTTTAATTACGGAGCCGGAAATATTCGCCGGGTAATGGAAACGCTGTGGTTGGTGATTCGTATAGCCACTGTAGCTACAGGAGTTGGATTTATCTGTAGCTGGTTCTTTCCAAACCTCGTAGTCCGTGCTTTTACCAACAACCCTCTTATGCTTTCCATATCGGCCAATGCGTTGCGGCTTTCTCTCATGGCTTTTTTGGTAGTAGGCTCGCAGGTTGTAATTGGGCAATTCTTTCAAAGCATTGGCATTGCATGGAAATCAATGGTCCAGAGTTTAAGCAGACAATGTTTGTTTCTAATACCTGCCATACTTATCCTGCCGGATTATTTCGGATTAGACGGTGTATGGCTTGCAGCCCCGTTGTCTGATCTGCTGGCTGCCGTAACAGCCTGGATGTTCTTGTGGCATCAGATTAAAAAATTCAAAAAACAAGCGCTTCTTTAA
- a CDS encoding metallophosphoesterase, producing the protein MKVFIQAIVGQLLLNPYIFIRGYQAIPASKKWRIPYTLFFILEIATYLTGFLFHKELPDDVFIPIMQFCNTWYIATLYITMSLLVLELIRFANRYLPVIPKWIKKHYPKTKLILFFVIVVGVTGLMINAYHTVTNPVVTHVNIKLPKKGSNRDSLTVVMMSDLHIGETINRELVHKYVTLANEQKADIVVLVGDIMDYESRMAIKYKAEEELRQLKAPLGTYIVLGNHEYRANINEKRKWLRKTGGTLLIDSVAMPDSSFYLVGRDDLVNKKRKALHTLTKNLDKDKPVIVLDHQPFSFAEMAMNRVDLGLFGHTHNGQFWPYPLIMKLVFECPYGYYKKGDAQFYVSSGIGCAGPPYRVGTVSELVVLHITFQK; encoded by the coding sequence ATGAAAGTCTTTATTCAGGCTATAGTTGGTCAACTGTTACTAAATCCATATATTTTTATACGGGGATATCAGGCTATCCCGGCATCAAAGAAATGGAGAATTCCCTATACGTTGTTTTTCATCCTTGAAATAGCCACGTACCTTACCGGGTTTCTCTTTCATAAAGAGCTTCCGGATGATGTATTTATCCCCATCATGCAATTTTGCAATACCTGGTATATTGCTACGCTTTATATTACCATGAGTTTGCTGGTTCTTGAGCTTATAAGGTTTGCAAACCGATACTTACCTGTTATTCCAAAGTGGATAAAGAAGCATTATCCGAAAACAAAACTGATACTGTTCTTCGTTATAGTGGTGGGTGTAACAGGACTGATGATCAATGCCTATCACACGGTTACCAATCCTGTTGTTACACATGTAAACATTAAGCTTCCAAAGAAGGGAAGTAACCGCGATAGCCTTACTGTTGTTATGATGAGCGACCTGCATATCGGCGAAACAATTAACCGTGAGCTGGTTCATAAATATGTTACATTAGCCAATGAACAGAAAGCCGATATAGTTGTGCTGGTGGGAGACATAATGGACTACGAATCCAGAATGGCCATAAAATACAAAGCAGAGGAAGAGCTTCGGCAGTTAAAGGCACCTTTAGGAACCTATATTGTACTGGGCAACCACGAATACAGGGCAAACATTAACGAAAAACGGAAATGGTTACGAAAAACAGGAGGCACTCTTTTAATTGATTCGGTTGCTATGCCTGATTCCAGCTTCTATTTGGTTGGGAGAGACGATCTGGTAAACAAGAAACGGAAAGCGCTGCACACACTTACAAAGAACCTGGATAAAGACAAACCCGTAATTGTGTTGGACCATCAACCTTTTTCTTTTGCCGAAATGGCAATGAACAGGGTTGATTTAGGTTTGTTTGGTCATACACACAACGGACAGTTCTGGCCTTATCCGCTTATTATGAAACTGGTATTTGAATGTCCGTATGGCTATTATAAAAAAGGAGACGCTCAGTTTTACGTCTCCTCGGGAATCGGATGCGCCGGTCCGCCCTACCGGGTCGGGACCGTCTCCGAATTAGTTGTTCTGCATATTACTTTTCAAAAGTAG
- a CDS encoding metallophosphoesterase, whose amino-acid sequence MPIFFIIIFAVYVLGNIYIFFRGWPVIASLHKGTKVVITCAYWLMAFAVFGVFLLRNVSVPYSIMHGLHLVGTGWLVFTMYMVMILLVVDILHLFREKIKYSFIYATLVIICVLIYGNYRYQHPETNVINIVINKPLKGYQHALKVVAVSDIHLGYGTTKDQLKEYVQLINNQKPDLILIGGDLIDNSIHPVREQKMEEELAKLHAPLGIYMIPGNHEYISGIEDSRNFIATTPVVLLQDSVVTLPNGLQLVGRDDSHNRKRLSLDSLVAETNPEFPVILLDHQPFNLDKSAESGVDMQFSGHTHSGQVWPMTLVVDRMFELSHGYKKRGNTHLYVSSGLSLWGPPFRIGTQSEMVVFNISFKR is encoded by the coding sequence ATGCCAATCTTCTTTATTATCATATTTGCCGTATATGTACTTGGCAACATTTACATTTTCTTCCGGGGATGGCCGGTTATAGCGTCCTTACACAAAGGGACGAAAGTAGTAATTACTTGTGCCTACTGGCTAATGGCCTTTGCCGTATTTGGAGTATTTCTTTTGAGAAATGTGTCGGTTCCCTACTCTATTATGCATGGATTACACCTGGTGGGAACAGGGTGGCTGGTTTTTACCATGTACATGGTGATGATTTTACTGGTTGTTGATATCCTCCATCTTTTCAGAGAGAAAATAAAATACAGCTTTATCTACGCTACACTAGTGATTATATGCGTTTTAATTTACGGAAACTATCGTTATCAACACCCTGAAACCAACGTTATCAACATAGTTATCAACAAGCCTTTGAAGGGTTATCAACACGCTTTGAAGGTGGTGGCTGTAAGTGATATTCATTTGGGTTACGGTACAACCAAGGATCAATTAAAAGAATATGTGCAGCTTATCAACAATCAAAAACCCGATCTTATTTTAATAGGTGGCGACTTGATCGACAATAGTATCCATCCGGTTCGCGAACAGAAGATGGAAGAAGAACTGGCTAAGTTACATGCTCCGCTGGGCATCTATATGATTCCGGGAAATCATGAGTATATAAGTGGAATAGAAGATAGCCGGAACTTCATCGCTACAACTCCTGTGGTTTTACTTCAGGATAGCGTTGTAACGCTTCCTAACGGGTTACAGCTTGTTGGACGAGACGATTCCCATAACCGGAAGCGTCTTTCTTTGGACTCGCTTGTTGCTGAAACAAATCCTGAATTTCCGGTAATTTTACTGGATCATCAACCGTTTAACTTAGACAAATCAGCGGAATCGGGCGTCGACATGCAATTCAGTGGTCACACGCACAGCGGACAGGTTTGGCCTATGACGCTGGTTGTGGATAGAATGTTCGAGCTTAGTCACGGCTACAAAAAAAGAGGAAATACCCATCTCTATGTCTCTTCCGGATTATCGCTTTGGGGACCTCCTTTCCGTATCGGCACACAAAGTGAAATGGTTGTATTTAACATATCCTTTAAACGTTAA
- a CDS encoding ABC transporter ATP-binding protein gives MNHIPAIETFDLRIGYPLKGGKNNLVNEGLQLMLRPGEVTCLLGLNGAGKSTLLRTLCGFQKPLGGSIHLQGKPLTDYSQQLFSLTVGVVLTEKTNAGGITVYELVSLGRHPYTGFFGQLKKTDHAIIKQSLEAAGIAHKAKNYVSELSDGERQKAMIAKALAQQCPIILLDEPTAFLDVTSRIETMVLLRKLAKEQNKAILLSTHDLELAIQMGDCIWLQAKGQSMICGTPEDLILSGDFSSFFEKEEITFDVTTGKLQVQAAAVPVGIEGEMLTAYWAGNALIRNGYRPVAPQPGGLTIRCIDRHTIRIGLPTGETITAGSIAEMLEMI, from the coding sequence ATGAATCATATTCCTGCAATAGAAACATTTGATTTACGAATCGGCTACCCGCTGAAAGGTGGAAAAAATAACCTCGTAAATGAAGGTCTTCAACTGATGCTGAGACCAGGGGAGGTAACTTGTCTTCTGGGATTAAACGGTGCGGGCAAATCTACTCTTTTGAGAACGCTTTGTGGTTTCCAGAAGCCATTAGGCGGAAGTATTCATTTGCAAGGTAAACCGCTGACCGATTATTCGCAGCAACTTTTCTCTCTTACCGTTGGAGTTGTTCTTACAGAAAAAACCAATGCGGGAGGGATTACCGTATACGAACTGGTATCACTTGGACGCCATCCATATACGGGATTCTTTGGTCAGCTTAAAAAAACAGACCATGCGATTATAAAACAATCACTGGAAGCTGCCGGGATTGCTCATAAAGCAAAAAACTACGTATCCGAGCTGAGTGACGGCGAACGTCAGAAGGCCATGATTGCAAAAGCTCTTGCGCAACAGTGTCCGATAATCCTGCTCGACGAACCCACCGCGTTTCTCGATGTTACAAGCCGGATAGAAACAATGGTCTTATTGCGCAAACTGGCAAAAGAACAGAATAAAGCCATTTTGCTTTCTACCCACGATCTTGAACTAGCTATTCAGATGGGCGATTGCATCTGGTTACAGGCCAAAGGACAGTCAATGATTTGCGGAACGCCCGAGGATCTTATTCTATCCGGAGATTTTTCATCATTCTTCGAAAAGGAAGAAATCACTTTTGATGTAACAACAGGGAAACTTCAGGTACAGGCTGCCGCAGTTCCCGTTGGCATTGAAGGTGAAATGCTTACAGCCTATTGGGCCGGAAATGCATTGATCCGGAACGGATATCGCCCGGTAGCTCCCCAACCTGGTGGTCTTACTATACGATGTATTGACAGACATACCATCCGGATCGGGTTACCTACGGGAGAAACGATAACAGCTGGCAGTATAGCCGAAATGCTCGAGATGATATAA
- a CDS encoding co-chaperone GroES family protein translates to MQLSIDPKDLAKLFMVGDKVLIKPKNPQSQTKTGLYLPPSVQQGEKIQSGYIIKAGPGYPLPSQTEEHEIWEKKKGEGVHYLPLQAHEGDLAVYLQSSAYEIRFDNETYLIVPHSAILMFVRDEGLFE, encoded by the coding sequence ATGCAATTATCGATAGATCCGAAAGATTTAGCCAAGTTATTCATGGTAGGCGACAAAGTGCTTATTAAGCCTAAGAATCCGCAAAGTCAGACTAAAACGGGCTTATATCTGCCTCCTTCCGTTCAACAGGGCGAAAAGATCCAAAGCGGATACATAATTAAGGCCGGCCCCGGGTATCCTCTGCCTTCACAAACAGAGGAACATGAAATCTGGGAAAAGAAAAAAGGAGAAGGAGTGCATTATCTTCCACTTCAGGCTCACGAAGGCGATCTGGCTGTTTATTTACAGAGTTCGGCTTACGAAATCCGGTTTGACAATGAGACTTATCTGATTGTGCCTCATTCGGCTATCCTTATGTTTGTTAGGGATGAAGGATTGTTTGAATAA